Proteins encoded in a region of the Isosphaeraceae bacterium EP7 genome:
- the dapB gene encoding 4-hydroxy-tetrahydrodipicolinate reductase produces the protein METKSISVAIHGATGRMGTRLIQLIQDDPRMTLGAAVDRPEHPKLGEDVGVVLGLGPLGVPLSCTLPETVPIDAVIDFSTPAASVALVAACRLRKIPVVVATTGFEPEQLEEIRAAKDEIALLISPNLSRAVNLLIRLAGEAAKALGDEADVEIIERHHHFKKDAPSGTALRLAEEVAGAIGIRKFVNGREGQVGERPRGEIGLHALRTGDNPGEHTVVFGLMGECLELSHRALNRDGFARGALDAAAFLAGKRPGLYAMSDLLGDTI, from the coding sequence TTGGAAACGAAGTCGATCTCGGTCGCCATTCATGGCGCGACCGGACGGATGGGAACTCGCCTGATCCAACTCATCCAGGACGACCCCAGGATGACCTTGGGCGCGGCCGTAGACCGCCCCGAGCACCCCAAGCTGGGCGAAGATGTGGGCGTCGTCCTGGGGCTTGGCCCGCTGGGTGTGCCGCTCAGTTGCACCCTGCCCGAGACCGTTCCTATTGATGCGGTGATCGACTTCTCCACCCCGGCGGCGAGCGTGGCCCTGGTCGCGGCGTGCCGGCTGCGGAAGATCCCGGTCGTGGTCGCCACCACCGGATTCGAGCCCGAGCAGCTCGAAGAGATCCGGGCCGCCAAGGATGAGATCGCGCTCCTGATCTCGCCGAATCTCAGCCGTGCGGTCAACCTGCTCATCAGGCTGGCGGGCGAGGCGGCCAAGGCGCTCGGGGATGAGGCCGACGTCGAGATCATCGAGCGGCACCACCACTTCAAGAAGGACGCCCCCAGCGGCACGGCCCTCAGGCTGGCCGAGGAAGTGGCCGGCGCCATCGGGATCCGCAAGTTCGTCAATGGGCGTGAGGGGCAGGTGGGCGAGCGGCCCCGCGGCGAGATCGGCCTGCACGCCCTGCGCACCGGGGACAATCCGGGCGAGCACACGGTCGTCTTCGGCCTGATGGGCGAGTGCCTCGAGCTGTCCCATCGGGCCCTGAACCGCGACGGGTTCGCCCGCGGGGCCCTGGACGCCGCGGCGTTCCTGGCCGGTAAGCGTCCGGGGCTCTACGCGATGTCCGACCTTCTCGGCGACACGATCTGA
- the thrC gene encoding threonine synthase, which produces MAVVTGGVLTDRAYQRCINPACGQTLAVDQAVFACPRCGDLIDVVYDWDRLPVPRSLSEFEAKWTDRLNPLNYSGVWRFRELLPFAPPEMVVTIGEGQTPLQVADKVGVHVGMNPGNLLLQYEGMNPSGSFKDNGMTAAFTHARMVGARRVACASTGNTSAALSVYCSATSFGFKAIIFIGSGKISYGKLAQALDHGALTIQIVGDFDDAMARVREVADRLGIYLMNSVNPFRLEGQKAIMYRVLESLAWEPPDWIVVPGGNLGNSSAFGKAFIELKALGLIDRVPRLAVINASGAQTLEQLVNSHDLRWNDGLPSDDTTSSFYQRMTDANAKANTIASAIEINRPVNLKKCLRALDFCDGVVRQVGDQEILDAKAWVGAGGMGCEPASAASVAGAKRLREEGVIAPSDRVVCILTGHQLKDPTATVAYHGTDQEQFEKVLGSRGVKRAGFANRPVIVPNDLDAIIRHISLASEAELDS; this is translated from the coding sequence ATGGCCGTGGTGACCGGCGGCGTCCTGACCGATCGCGCCTACCAGCGCTGCATCAACCCGGCTTGCGGCCAGACGCTGGCCGTCGACCAGGCCGTCTTCGCCTGCCCGCGCTGCGGCGACCTGATCGACGTGGTGTATGACTGGGACCGGCTGCCCGTGCCCCGGAGCCTCTCGGAATTCGAGGCCAAGTGGACGGACCGGCTCAACCCCCTGAACTACTCAGGCGTCTGGCGGTTCCGCGAGCTGCTCCCGTTCGCCCCGCCCGAGATGGTCGTGACGATTGGCGAGGGCCAGACCCCGCTCCAGGTCGCCGATAAGGTGGGCGTGCACGTCGGGATGAATCCCGGCAACCTGCTGCTGCAATATGAGGGGATGAACCCCTCGGGCAGCTTCAAGGACAACGGGATGACCGCCGCGTTCACCCACGCGCGGATGGTCGGCGCCCGCCGCGTGGCCTGTGCCAGCACGGGCAACACCTCGGCCGCCCTGTCGGTCTACTGCTCCGCCACGTCGTTCGGCTTCAAGGCGATCATCTTTATCGGATCGGGCAAGATCTCCTACGGGAAGCTGGCCCAGGCGCTCGACCACGGCGCCCTGACGATCCAGATCGTCGGCGATTTCGACGACGCCATGGCCCGCGTCCGCGAGGTGGCCGACCGGCTTGGCATCTACCTGATGAACTCGGTGAATCCGTTCCGGCTCGAAGGCCAGAAGGCCATCATGTACCGGGTCCTGGAGTCGCTCGCCTGGGAGCCCCCCGACTGGATCGTGGTCCCCGGCGGCAACCTGGGCAATTCCAGCGCCTTCGGCAAGGCCTTCATCGAGCTGAAGGCCCTCGGCCTGATCGATCGTGTTCCGCGGCTCGCGGTCATCAACGCGTCGGGCGCCCAGACGCTCGAGCAGCTGGTCAACAGCCACGACCTTCGATGGAACGACGGCCTGCCCTCGGACGACACGACCAGCTCGTTCTATCAGCGGATGACCGACGCCAACGCGAAGGCGAACACGATCGCGTCGGCCATCGAGATCAACCGCCCCGTGAACCTCAAGAAATGCTTGCGGGCGCTGGACTTCTGCGACGGCGTGGTGCGCCAGGTGGGCGACCAGGAGATTCTGGACGCCAAGGCCTGGGTGGGGGCCGGCGGCATGGGCTGCGAGCCCGCCAGCGCGGCGTCGGTGGCCGGGGCCAAGCGGCTGCGCGAGGAGGGGGTCATTGCCCCGTCCGACCGGGTTGTCTGCATCCTGACCGGGCACCAGTTGAAGGACCCGACCGCGACGGTGGCCTATCATGGCACTGACCAGGAGCAGTTCGAGAAGGTGCTCGGGTCGCGCGGGGTCAAGCGTGCCGGGTTCGCCAACCGCCCCGTGATCGTGCCCAACGACCTGGACGCGATCATCCGCCATATTTCGTTGGCGTCCGAGGCCGAGCTCGACTCTTGA
- the csrA gene encoding carbon storage regulator CsrA, which translates to MLVLTRKVGERIHIGESIVVTVVRIQGDKVRLGIEAPADVEVHRHEVYERLNPDSGPVAGGDGATLQDPTSRFV; encoded by the coding sequence ATGCTCGTCCTGACGCGCAAGGTAGGAGAACGGATACACATCGGCGAATCGATCGTCGTGACCGTGGTCCGGATTCAGGGGGACAAGGTCCGGCTGGGCATCGAGGCTCCGGCGGACGTCGAGGTGCATCGCCACGAGGTCTACGAGCGGCTGAACCCCGACAGCGGGCCGGTCGCGGGCGGCGATGGCGCCACGCTCCAGGATCCGACGTCGCGATTTGTCTGA
- a CDS encoding metalloregulator ArsR/SmtB family transcription factor: protein MAAAPKSSTSSKTVKVATPAGRPLSEVRRVADLLKQVSDPTRLQILLLLAEKERNVSELCSDLGTQSQPAVSHHLALLRHGRLIEPRRSGKHNFYYLTDGGRDLTAVVDTVIG, encoded by the coding sequence ATGGCAGCGGCCCCCAAGAGCAGCACGTCTTCGAAGACCGTCAAGGTGGCCACTCCCGCCGGTCGCCCGCTGTCTGAAGTCCGTCGTGTCGCCGACCTGCTTAAGCAGGTCTCCGACCCCACCAGGCTTCAGATCCTGCTGCTGCTGGCCGAGAAGGAGCGGAATGTCTCGGAACTCTGCTCCGACCTGGGCACCCAGAGCCAGCCGGCCGTCAGCCATCACCTGGCCCTGCTCCGTCACGGTCGGCTGATCGAGCCCCGCCGCTCCGGCAAGCACAATTTCTACTACCTGACCGATGGCGGTCGCGACCTCACCGCGGTCGTCGACACCGTCATCGGCTGA
- a CDS encoding Sua5/YciO/YrdC/YwlC family protein, with protein MAEPGTKPERIDLRRADDPRDVVHRVVACLAQGGVVGLPTGDAYGLVASALKPDAVARLGMPEGAEGPLPSLFVKGADEVADWVPDVSPAALRLARRGWPGPLTLVFRGQVADGLASRLPGTVRAQVVRDSSISLRAPAHPLLREVLRLLPGPVVLSGTVARVDDLEAGPRCDILIDDGPAERGHAPTVVLVEGERWTILSEGAAGPEELKRMSGTLILFVCTGNTCRSPMAEALCKAELARRLGCDPGALEDHGFVVMSAGVAAHPGMPAAAYAVEVVRSRGGSLKDHASRMITASLASAADHVLAMTADHLEILLEQAPEARPKARLLDPRGGDLDDPIGSGREVYLETAREIESHLRHLLDELGVIARGQA; from the coding sequence ATGGCCGAGCCCGGAACCAAGCCGGAACGCATCGACTTGAGGCGAGCGGACGACCCCCGGGACGTGGTGCATCGGGTGGTCGCCTGCCTGGCTCAGGGGGGCGTCGTGGGCCTGCCGACGGGCGACGCTTACGGCCTGGTCGCCAGCGCGCTGAAGCCCGATGCGGTGGCACGCCTGGGCATGCCCGAAGGGGCCGAAGGGCCATTGCCGTCCCTCTTTGTGAAGGGGGCCGACGAGGTGGCCGACTGGGTGCCTGATGTCAGTCCGGCTGCCCTCAGGCTGGCCAGGCGAGGTTGGCCCGGTCCCCTGACCCTGGTCTTCCGGGGCCAAGTCGCCGACGGCCTGGCGTCGCGCCTGCCCGGCACGGTGCGGGCCCAGGTTGTCCGCGACTCGTCGATCTCGCTGAGGGCGCCCGCCCACCCGTTGCTGCGCGAGGTCTTGCGGCTGCTGCCGGGGCCGGTCGTGCTGTCGGGGACCGTCGCCCGGGTGGACGACCTGGAGGCGGGACCTCGGTGCGACATCCTGATCGATGATGGCCCGGCCGAGCGGGGTCACGCGCCGACGGTCGTGCTCGTCGAGGGCGAGCGCTGGACGATCCTGAGCGAAGGGGCGGCCGGTCCCGAGGAGTTAAAGAGGATGTCGGGCACGTTGATCCTGTTCGTCTGCACGGGCAATACCTGCCGCAGTCCGATGGCCGAGGCGCTTTGTAAGGCGGAGTTGGCGCGTCGTCTCGGCTGCGATCCCGGGGCGCTCGAGGACCACGGGTTCGTGGTGATGTCGGCCGGGGTGGCGGCCCACCCGGGCATGCCGGCCGCGGCGTACGCCGTCGAGGTGGTCCGGTCACGCGGCGGGTCGCTGAAGGACCACGCCAGCCGGATGATCACGGCCTCGCTGGCCTCGGCCGCGGACCATGTCCTGGCGATGACGGCCGACCACCTGGAGATCCTGCTCGAGCAGGCGCCCGAGGCGAGGCCGAAGGCGAGGCTCCTCGACCCGAGGGGGGGCGATCTGGACGACCCGATCGGGTCCGGGCGCGAGGTCTACCTGGAAACGGCCCGCGAGATCGAGTCGCACCTGCGTCACTTGCTCGATGAATTGGGCGTCATCGCCCGGGGGCAGGCTTAG
- the galE gene encoding UDP-glucose 4-epimerase GalE, translating into MRILVVGGAGYIGSHAVRSLIGAGHFVKVFDNLDAGHRAAVPEGLLIRGDLAEREAVEDALLAHRIDAVMHFAAFTSVPESVADPSKYYRNNLIGTLNLLEAMRSTGARSIVFSSTAAVYGAPDAGAISEQSPTRPINPYGFTKLTMERALADYAAAYGFGFAVLRYFNACGASADGTIGEDHSPETHLIPIILQVALGQRPHLSVFGSDYPTPDGTCIRDYIHVEDLAEAHRLVLGQISPGKGLTYNVGTGKGFSVREVIESARRVTGRPIAVVEHDRRPGDPPSLVASSDAIKRDLGWTPRYDEIDAIVASAWAWHSSHPRGYADTR; encoded by the coding sequence ATGCGCATCCTGGTCGTCGGCGGTGCGGGATATATCGGCAGCCACGCAGTCCGCAGCCTGATCGGGGCCGGGCACTTCGTCAAGGTGTTCGACAACCTCGACGCGGGGCACCGCGCGGCCGTGCCCGAGGGGTTGCTCATCCGGGGCGACCTGGCCGAGCGCGAGGCCGTCGAGGATGCGCTGCTGGCCCACCGGATCGACGCGGTGATGCACTTCGCCGCGTTCACGTCGGTGCCCGAGAGCGTGGCTGACCCGTCCAAGTATTATCGCAATAACCTCATCGGCACCCTCAACCTGCTTGAGGCGATGCGTTCGACGGGCGCCCGATCGATCGTCTTCTCCAGCACCGCGGCCGTCTACGGAGCCCCCGACGCCGGGGCGATCTCCGAGCAGAGCCCGACGCGGCCCATCAACCCTTACGGCTTCACCAAGCTGACGATGGAGCGGGCCCTGGCCGACTACGCCGCCGCCTACGGCTTCGGCTTCGCCGTGCTGCGTTACTTCAACGCCTGCGGCGCCTCCGCTGACGGCACGATCGGCGAGGACCATTCGCCCGAGACCCACCTCATCCCGATCATCCTCCAGGTCGCCCTCGGCCAGCGCCCGCATCTCTCCGTCTTCGGGTCCGACTACCCGACTCCCGACGGCACGTGCATCCGCGACTATATCCACGTCGAAGACCTGGCCGAGGCCCATCGGCTGGTGCTCGGGCAGATCTCTCCCGGCAAGGGCCTGACGTATAACGTCGGGACCGGCAAGGGGTTCAGCGTCCGCGAGGTCATCGAGTCGGCTCGCCGCGTCACCGGCCGGCCGATCGCGGTCGTCGAGCACGACCGCCGGCCGGGCGACCCGCCTTCCCTGGTGGCGTCGTCGGACGCGATCAAGCGTGACCTCGGCTGGACGCCCCGCTACGACGAAATCGACGCGATCGTCGCCTCGGCCTGGGCCTGGCACTCGTCCCACCCCCGGGGCTATGCCGATACTCGCTGA
- a CDS encoding HD domain-containing protein, which translates to MADTESSLAKMLLGELSTLEPGQEAVCYAALAEKTRAFTKMQSPYWKCVFSDRYAKRDFMLWSDDPLHERAATWADGLVYRLHVASRSSPRGTTVRVLSIREVSIEDAEEGYRVSDVYEASRFEPEESIQAIYKIVGECIDDKYLRELVLRIFQQHDAAIREMPAAKSMHHAFTGGLLEHIRSMARVCASLAKHYGRYYHDLDPPLNCSLIVAAGILHDVGKLYELEYHPVAARYTTLGQLIGHVVMGRDMVRAAAAEIEGFPVETLLQLEHAILAHHGKREFGAPVLPATLEALIVSYADDLDAKINQAAQARLRSNSTAEFTEDIFFGAERRRIYKGVRSEQERDTGPCDPDS; encoded by the coding sequence ATGGCCGACACGGAGTCGTCGCTGGCGAAGATGCTGCTAGGGGAGCTCTCGACGCTCGAGCCGGGGCAGGAGGCGGTCTGCTACGCGGCGCTCGCGGAGAAGACCCGGGCCTTCACGAAGATGCAGTCTCCCTATTGGAAGTGCGTCTTCTCGGACCGCTACGCCAAGCGAGACTTCATGCTCTGGTCGGACGACCCCCTGCACGAGCGGGCCGCTACCTGGGCCGACGGCCTGGTCTATCGCCTTCACGTCGCCAGCCGCAGCTCGCCGCGAGGGACCACGGTCCGGGTCCTCAGCATCCGCGAGGTCTCGATCGAAGATGCCGAGGAAGGCTACAGGGTCTCCGACGTCTATGAGGCGTCGAGGTTCGAGCCCGAGGAGTCGATCCAGGCGATCTACAAGATCGTCGGCGAGTGTATCGACGATAAGTATCTCCGCGAACTGGTCTTGCGGATCTTCCAGCAGCACGACGCGGCGATCCGCGAGATGCCGGCGGCCAAGAGCATGCACCACGCCTTCACCGGCGGCCTGCTCGAGCACATCCGCAGCATGGCCCGCGTCTGCGCCTCGTTGGCCAAGCATTACGGCCGCTATTACCACGACCTCGACCCTCCCTTGAATTGCAGCCTGATCGTGGCCGCGGGCATCCTGCACGACGTCGGCAAGCTTTACGAGCTGGAATATCACCCGGTCGCCGCCCGCTACACCACGCTCGGCCAGCTGATCGGCCACGTCGTGATGGGCCGCGACATGGTCCGCGCGGCGGCCGCCGAGATCGAGGGGTTCCCCGTGGAGACGCTGCTTCAGCTGGAGCACGCGATCCTGGCGCACCACGGCAAGCGCGAGTTCGGCGCCCCGGTGCTGCCGGCGACCCTGGAAGCCCTGATCGTCTCGTATGCCGACGACCTCGACGCCAAGATCAACCAGGCCGCGCAGGCCCGCCTGCGGTCCAACAGCACGGCCGAGTTCACCGAGGACATCTTCTTCGGCGCGGAACGCAGGCGCATTTACAAGGGCGTGCGATCCGAGCAGGAACGCGACACAGGTCCGTGCGACCCCGACTCCTGA